In Pseudomonas glycinae, the DNA window AGATTCTCCATGTACAGACAGTTTTCCATCGAACAACTCGTCAACGGATTTCGCCGTGGCGAGCTCTGCCTCGACACTTGGCAGCAAGCCCTGCGCGAGCGCCATGACCGGGCGCAGCATCTGCACAGTTTCATCACCTTCGACCCCGCGCTGTTCGCCTACACGCCGGACGCGGATCGCCAGGCGCCGCTGTACGGGCTGCCGGTATCCTTCAAGGACAACATCAATGTCAGCGGCATGCCGACCACCGCCGGCACTCCTGGCCTGGCCGATTACCGGCCGCAGCACGATGCCGGTATCGTGGCGCGCTTCAAGCAACTGGGCGCGCGGGTGGTGGGCAAGAACAACATGCACGAACTGTCGTTCGGCGTGACGTCGGCCAACCACACCTACGGCGCGGTCATCAACCCGGCCAACGAGCTGCATGGCGCCGGTGGCAGCAGCGGTGGCTGTGCCGCCGCTGTCGCCGCCGGGCTGGTGCCCTGCGCGGTAGGCACTGATACAGGCGGCTCGGTGCGTATACCGGCGGCGTTCTGCGGCGTCGTCGGGATGCGCCCGACGACCGGCGAATACCCGGCCGACGGCATCGTCCCGGTCTCGCAGACCAAGGACACACCAGGCCTGCTGACGCGTACAGTGGAAGACTGCCGGTTCGTCCACGGCCAACTGAGCGGCCGACACCTGCCAGCACTGCCCGAAGATCGCGCTCTGCGCATCGGAATTCCCGAGCGTTTCCTCTGGGCCGACCTGGACAACAACGTCAGCCGCGATTGCCGTGCCGCCATCGATGCGCTCGCCAGCGCCGGCATGGAAATCGTTGCGGTCGACGATACGGTGATCGGCGAGATCAACGAGTGCATCCAGTTCCCGCTGCCGATCTACGAATTCTTCATCGACTTTCCACGGTTTCTGATGAAGGAAGGCCGCGGCGCAGAATTCCTCGACATCCTGGCGCGGATCGGCGATCCCGGAATCAAGAAAATCCTCACTGCACAGCTGCAAAACCCGGCAATTTCCTATACCGACTATGTGCAGGCCTTGATGGGCAAGGTCCGGCTGGAGCAGGAGTACCGGCAACTGTTCAGCCACCACCAGCTGGATCTGTTGGCCTACCCGACGGTCAGTTGCAGTGCGCCGTTGCTGGCTGATTGCGCGGATGAAAGCCATTTCGAGCGGTTCGTGCGCAACACCGATCCGGCCAGCAACCTGGCAGCGCCGAGCATGACCGTACCGGTGGCGGCGAAGGGTTCGCTGCCGGTAGGCCTGTCGTTCGATGCATTGCCGGGGCAGGACGGATTTCTGTTGCAGGCAGTGAGTCGGTTGTCCCCCCTGCTGAACATCCGATGAGCACGGCTCGCCCCGGCAAGGGGCGAGCTGGATCGAATCCTTCATGACAAAATCAATGCAGGCCCTGCCATGCGTGCCACGCCACTTGCTTCATCCACTTCCACCGCCGTACTCGAACGCTCGCCCTCGGTCCTCGGCGGCGCCATGATCATCGGCGGAACCATCGTCGGCGCCGGAATGTTTTCCCTGCCGGTGGTCATGTCCGGGCTATGGTTTTACGGTTCAGTCGCCGTGTTGGTGTTTGCCTGGTTCTGTACTTTGCATTCGGGCCTGATGATTCTCGAGGCCAACCTCAACTACCACGAAGGCGCGAGTTTCTCGACCATCACCCGTGATCTGCTGGGGCGCACGTGGAACCGGATCAACGGCCTGAGCATTGTTTTCGTGCTCTACACGCTGACCTACGCCTACATTTCCGCCAGCGGTTCAGTGATCCATCACACCGTCCAGTCCATGGGCATCTCGCTGCCACCGCGCATCGGCGGGCTGGGCTTCACCGTGCTGGTGGCGTTCATCGTCTGGCTCAGCACCTCGGCGGTGAGCCGGATGACCACCGTGGTATTCGGCGCGAAGATCCTTGCATTCTTTCTGACCTTCGGCGGCCTGCTCGGCCATGTACAACCGGCCACGCTGTTCGACCTGAACAGCGGCACCACCCACTACTGGCCCTACTTGCTGGTGACTCTGCCCTTCTGCCTGACTTCGTTCGGATTTCACGGCAACGTACCGAGCCTGATGAAGCATTTCGGCAAGGACCCGCAGCGAATCCGTGCGTGCCTGCTGGGCGGCACGCTGATCGCTCTGGGCCTGTATCTGATATGGATGCTGTGCAGCATGGGCAACATTGAGCGCGAAGCCTTCAAAGGCATCGCCCAGCGCGGCGGCAACATCGACGTGCTGATCAGCGCTCTGGGCTCACGTCTGGACAGTGCCAATGTCGACCTGCTGCTGACTTTCTTTTCCAACTTCGCCGTGGCCTGCTCGTTTCTCGGCGTAACCCTGGGCCTGTTCGACTATCTGGCTGACGTGCTCGGTTTCGATGATCGGCCCATGGGCCGCCTGCGAACCGCTGCCGCGACCTTCCTGCCACCGATGCTCTGCGGGTTTCTCTGGCCGGAAGGCTTCATTCACGCCATCGGTTTCGCCGGGCTGGCCGCCACGCTCTGGGCCGTCATCACCCCGGCATTGCTGGCCAGGGCCTCGCGCAAACGCTTTGGCAGCCCGCTCTATCGGGTCTGGGGCGGGACGCCAATGATCGGCCTGGTACTGTTTTTCGGAGTGATCTGCGCGGTTTCGCACCTGCTGTTCACCCTCGACCTGCTGCCGGTCTGGCGCTGAATCGCCGCATTCGGTTTTCCGAACGCGACTCGTCGGTCGGTTCGGATTACCGGATCAGAAACGTTGAAAAACACCATCGCAAAACTTTAATAACCAACAAAATCAAACAGTTAACTTGTTGCAACTGGTCTGGCACGACTCATGCTCTACACTCCTTCGACGAATGCCTGTTGCGCCAACACAACCGGAGCCGTCAGGCATTCGAAGTACAAAAGGGCCCGCTCAAACGGCTCCATAAAAAAAACAATGTCGAGGAAAATTTGATGCGCATCGTTCCCCATATCCTGGGCGCAGCCATTGCTGCCGCTCTGATCAGCACACCAGTTTTCGCTGCCGAACTCACCGGCACCCTTAAGAAGATCAACGACTCGGGCACCATCACGCTCGGTCACCGTGACAGCTCCATCCCGTTCTCCTACATCGCCGATGCTTCGGGCAAACCCGTGGGCTACTCCCACGACATTCAAATCGCTATCGTCGAAGCCCTGAAAAAAGACCTGAACAAGCCTGACCTTAACGTCAAGTACAACCTGGTCACCTCGCAAACCCGTATCCCGCTGGTACAGAACGGCACCGTGGACATCGAGTGCGGCTCCACCACCAACAATGCCGAACGCGCCCAGCAAGTCGCCTTCACCACCAACATCTTCGAAATCGGCACCCGCCTGCTGGTCAAGAAAGACAAGGATGGCAACCCGTCCTACAAGGACTTTGCTGACCTGAAAGGTAAAAACGTCGTGACCACCGCCGGCACCACGTCCGAACGCATCATCAAAGCGATGAACGCCGACAAGCAGATGGGCATGAACATCATCTCCGCCAAAGACCACGGCGAATCCTTCAACATGCTGGAAAGCGGCCGCGCCGTTGCCTTCATGATGGACGACGCCCTGCTGGCCGGTGAAGAAGCCAAGGCCAAGAAGCCGGCCGACTGGATCATCACCGGTACGCCGCAGTCCTTCGAAGCCTACGCGTGCATGGTTCGCAAGGACGACCCGGCCTTCAAGAAGGCTGTCGATGACGCCATCGTCGGCCTGTACAAGTCTGGCGAGATCAACAAGATCTACGACAAGTGGTTCACCCAACCGATCCCGCCAAAAAACCTCAACCTGAATTTCAAGATGAGCGAGCAGGTCAAGAAACTGATCGAGAACCCGAGCGACAAGCCGGCGCCTGACGTAAAAATCTGATTCCTGACTAACCTTATCGCCTGAGGGAGCCACCCTCCCTCAGGCGTCTGTTACTACCTGCTGGCTTTACTGTGGAACACTCGACCTGGCGGTTTCCGAGCCGATCGCGTGTGCCCGGCGTTCAACGTCGGACGGGAAAGGATCTTCCCCAAGCGGGTGCTTGTACATCGATCGATTTCGAGGGGAGACCCTAATGAATTACAACTGGGACTGGGGCGTGTTCTTCAAGTCCACCGGCGTGGGCAGCGAGACTTATCTCGACTGGTTCATTTCCGGTCTGGGCTGGACCATCGCCATCGCCGTCGTGGCCTGGATCATCGCCCTGCTGCTCGGCTCGCTGCTGGGCATCATGCGCACCGTGCCGAGCCGCCTCGTATCGGGCATCGCGACCTGCTACGTGGAACTGTTTCGCAACGTGCCGCTGCTGGTTCAGCTGTTTATCTGGTACTTCCTGGTGCCCGACCTGCTGCCGCAAAACCTGCAGGACTGGTACAAACAGGATCTGAACCCGACCACTTCGGCCTACCTGAGCGTTGTCGTCTGCCTGGGCCTGTTCACCGCCGCCCGGGTCTGCGAACAGGTTCGCACCGGCATCCAGGCGCTGCCACGGGGCCAGGAATCCGCCGCCCGCGCCATGGGTTTCAAACTGCCGCAGATCTACTGGAACGTGCTGCTGCCCCAGGCCTACCGGATCATCATTCCGCCGCTTACCTCGGAATTCCTGAACGTGTTCAAGAACTCCTCCGTGGCGTCCCTGATCGGTCTGATGGAGCTGCTGGCGCAAACCAAACAGACCGCCGAATTCTCGGCCAACCTGTTTGAAGCCTTCACCCTGGCGACCCTGATCTATTTCACCCTCAACATGAGCCTGATGCTGCTGATGCGCATGGTCGAGAAGAAAGTCGCCGTGCCCGGCCTGATCTCCGTGGGGGGTAAATAATGGAATTCGATTTCAGTGGCATCGTTCCGGCCATTCCCGGCCTGTGGAACGGCATGCTGATGACCCTCAAGCTGATGGCGCTGGGCGTGGTCGGCGGGATCATCCTCGGCACCATCCTCGCGCTGATGCGCCTGTCCCACAGCAAACTGCTGTCGAGCATCGCCGGCGCGTACGTCAACTATTTCCGTTCGATCCCGCTGCTGCTGGTGATCACCTGGTTCTACCTGGCGGTGCCGTTCGTGCTGCGCTGGATCACCGGCGAAGACACCCCGATCGGCGCGTTCACCTCGTGCATCGTGGCGTTCATGATGTTCGAAGCGGCCTACTTCTGCGAAATCGTCCGGGCCGGCGTGCAGTCGATCCCGAAAGGCCAGATGGGCGCGGCGCAGGCCCTGGGCATGACCTACGGCCAGATGATGCGCCTGATCATCCTGCCCCAGGCGTTCCGCAAGATGACCCCGCTGCTGCTGCAGCAGAGCATCATCCTGTTTCAGGACACCTCGCTGGTCTACACCGTGGGCCTGGTGGACTTCCTCAACGCTTCACGCGCCAGTGGCGACATCATTGGCCGTTCGAATGAGTTCCTGATCTTCGCAGGTCTCATGTACTTCATCATCAGCTTTGCCGCCTCGCAGCTGGTCAAGCGTCTGCAAAAAAGGTTCGCCGTATGATCTCTATCAAGAACATCAACAAGTGGTATGGGGACTTCCAGGTGCTGACCGATTGCAGCACCGAGGTCAAAAAGGGTGAAGTGATCGTGGTCTGCGGTCCGTCCGGTTCGGGCAAGTCGACCCTGATCAAGTGCGTCAACGCACTGGAGCCGTTCCAGAAAGGCGACATCGTGGTCGACGGCACATCGATTGCCGATCCGAAGACCAACCTGCCGAAACTGCGCTCGCGCGTGGGCATGGTGTTCCAGCATTTCGAACTGTTCCCGCACCTGACCATCACCGAAAACCTGACCATCGCGCAGATCAAGGTGCTGGGCCGCAGCAAGGAAGAAGCAACCAAGAAAGGCCTGCAACTGCTCGAGCGCGTCGGCCTGTCGGCTCACGCCCACAAGCACCCCGGCCAATTGTCCGGCGGTCAGCAACAGCGTGTGGCGATCGCCCGTGCGCTGGCAATGGACCCGATCGTCATGCTGTTCGACGAACCGACTTCGGCGCTGGACCCGGAAATGGTCAACGAAGTGCTCGACGTGATGGTGCAGCTGGCCCACGAAGGCATGACCATGATGTGCGTGACCCACGAAATGGGCTTCGCCCGTAAAGTGGCCGACCGCGTGATCTTCATGGACGCCGGCAAGATCATCGAAGACTGCAAGAAAGAAGAGTTCTTCGGCGACATCAAACAACGCTCCGAACGCGCGCAGCATTTCCTCGAGAAAATCCTGCAGCACTAAAAGCACTGCGTTTCCTGTGGGAGCGGGCTTGCCCGCGATGGGGCCCCGTCAGTTGTCGATGATGGCGACTGACAGACCGCTATCGCTGGCAAGCCAGCTCCCACAGGGGCAGTGACAGCTATCAGGTAAGTGTTGTGGTTGACCCAAGGCATCTGTGATGAAATGCGACCCCACCCTCTATCGCGCCACGCCGCCATCACTTGCCGTGAAACCCCGTCTGATCCGCCACCTGTTCCTGCCGCCGCTGGTCATCGCCCTGATGATCGGACTGGGTTACATCGGCTTCTGGACCAGCGAACATTTCGGTATCCGCAGCCTCGGCGAAAACGGCCAGCGCCAGCTGGAACTGCACGCTCGCGCGGTCGAAAGCGAGATCAGCAAATACACCTACCTGCCCAGCCTGCTGGAGCTCGAGTCGAGCGTTGCGCAGTTGCTGGACGACCCGACCCCGGACCACCGGCAAACGGTCAACGATTACCTTGAAGGCCTGAACCGGCGCAGCCGCAGTCGGGCCATCTACGTCATGGACACCACCGGCCGTGTCATGGCCACCAGCAACTGGCGCGACGTCGACAGCTACCTCGGTGAAGACCTGTCGTTCCGCGCTTACTTCCAGAACGCAGTACGCGGCCAGCCCGGACGTTTTTACGGGATCGGCAGCACCAACGGCGAGCCCGGTTATTACCTGGCCCACGGCCTTGAAGAACACGGCAAGATCATCGGCGTCGCGGTGGTCAAGGTGCGTCTGGAAGCCTTGGAGGAACGCTGGCAGCGGGCGCGCCTTGAAGCGTTCGTCAGCGACGAAAACGGCATCATCATTCTGTCCAGCGATCCGGCCCGGCGCCTGAAATCGGTCATACCGCTGAGCGACGAGACCAAGGAAAAACTCGCCCGCAGCCTGCAGTACTACTGGTTCCCGTTGAACGAGCTGCAACCGCTGGCCCGGGAAACCCTGTCCGAAGGCGTGGAGAAACTCACTTTCCCGGCCAACAGCGAGGTGCCGAGCCAGCAGGATGGCGATGAAGAAAACATCAGCTACCTCGCACAAACCCGGCCGCTGAGCGATACCCCGTGGAATTTCACCCTGCTCACCCCGTTACAGGACCTGCGGCGCGAGGCGATCAATCAGGGGATTCTGGTGGCCGTGGCGTTTGCCCTGGTGGCGTTCCTGCTGATCGCCTGGAACGAGCGGCGCAAGGTCATCGCCACCCGCCTCGCCGCCCGCGAAGCCTTGCAGGAAGCCAACAATCAGCTGGAGCGTCGGATTACCGAACGCACCGCCGACCTGCGCGCCAGCAACGAACGGCTCAAGAGCCAGATCCGCGAACGGCGTCAGGCCGAAGAGACTTTGCGCCGCGCCCAGGACGAACTGGTGCAGGCCGGCAAACTCGCGGCCATCGGCCAGATGTCCACCAGCATCGCCCACGAACTGAACCAGCCGCTGGCGGCGATGCGCACGCTGTCGGGCAACACCATTCGCTTCCTTGAGCGCGGCCAGCTCGATGTCGCCAGCACCAACCTCAAAACCATCAACGACCTGATCGACCGCATGGGTCGGATCACCGCCAGCCTGCGTTCCTTCGCCCGGCGCGGCGACGACAAGGGCCGCGCCAGCCTCGGCAAAGCGGTGGATGCCGCACTGCAAGTGCTCGGCGCCCGCGTCGAAAGTGCATCCCTGCAACTGCATCGCCAGTTCGACGATGTGCAGGTGCAGATCGACCAGACCCGCCTGGAACAGATTCTGGTCAACCTGATCGGCAACGCCCTCGACGCCATGCAGGCGCAACCGCTGCCGGAACTGTGGCTGGAAGGTGAAGAATTCAACGGCAAATATCGCCTGCGAGTGCGCGACAACGGCCACGGCATCGACGCCGAAGCGCGCAAGCACCTGTTCGAACCGTTCTTCACCACCAAACCCGGCGAACAGGGCCTGGGCCTCGGCCTGACCCTGTCGGCCAGCCTCGCCGCCGCCACCGGCGGGCATCTGGGTGTCGAGCACCCGGCCAGCGGTGGTACCACTTTCGTCCTCAGTTTACCGTTGGTAAGCCCTACTCCTGCCGAGCCAATATGAACAACGACCTCAGTGTATTGATCGTCGAAGACGACCCCCATGTCCTGCTCGGCTGCCAGCAGGCGCTGACCCTCGAAGACATCCCCTGCATCGGCGTCGGCAGTGCCGAAGAAGCGCTGGAGCAGGTCGGCGACAACTTCGCCGGGATCGTCATCAGCGACATTCGCCTGCCGGGCATCGACGGCCTGGAACTGCTGACCCGGCTCAAGCAACGCGACCGCAGCCTGCCGGTAGTGCTGATCACCGGCCACGGCGACATCTCCATGGCCGTCGGCGCGATGCAGAAAGGCGCCTACGACTTCATGGAAAAACCGTTCTCCCCCGAGCGTCTGGTCGATGTGGCCCGCCGTGCGCTGGAGCAGCGCAGCCTGAATCGCGAAGTCTCGTCCCTGCGCCGGCAACTGGCCGAACGCGATTCCCTTGAAGGGCGGATCATCGGGCGTTCGCCGGCCATGCAGAACCTGCGCGAACTGATCGCCAACGTCGCCGACACCTCGGCCAACGTATTGATCGAAGGCGAAACCGGCACCGGCAAGGAACTGGTCGCCCGCTGCCTGCATGACTTCAGTCGTCGCCACACCAAGCAATTTGTCGCGCTGAACTGCGGCGGCCTGCCGGAAAACCTGTTCGAAAGCGAAATCTTCGGTCACGAGGCCAACGCCTTCACCGGCGCCGGCAAACGGCGGATCGGCAAGATCGAACACGCCGACGGCGGCACGCTGTTCCTCGACGAAGTGGAAAGCATGCCGCTGCCGTTGCAGATCAAACTGCTGCGGGTGTTGCAGGAGCGCACCCTCGAACGCCTCGGCTCGAACCAGAGCGTGGCGGTGGATTGCCGGGTGATCGCAGCCACCAAGTCCGATCTCGACGAATCGAGCAAGGCCGGGGCATTTCGCAGCGACTTGTACTACCGCCTCAACGTGGTGACGCTGGAACTGCCACCCCTGCGCGAGCGCCGCGAAGACATCCTGCAGCTGTTCGAACACTTCACCCAGCAATCGGCCCTGCGCTTCGACCGGGCGCTGCCGGAGCTGGACAACCAGACGTTGTCGAGCCTGATGAGCCACGACTGGCCGGGCAACGTGCGCGAACTGCGCAACGTCGCCGAGCGTTTTGCCCTCGGCTTGCCGGCGTTCAAGAAAACCGGCGCGGGCAGCGCAGGTCAGGGCCTGGCTTTCGCCGAAGCGGTGGAAGCGTTCGAGCGCAACCTGCTCAGCGACGCCCTGCAACGCAGCGGCGGCAACCTGACCCAGGCCAGCCTGGAACTGGGGATGGCCAAGACCACGCTGTTCGACAAAGTGAAGAAATACGGCTTGAGCCATTAAGCGAGAACGATGTGGATCTGATTTTCAAGGCAATGCTCGGTGCGGCCGTGGTGGTAATCCTCGCCATGCTGGCCAAGACCAAGAACTACTACATCGCAGGGCTGGTGCCGCTGTTCCCGACCTTCGCCCTGATTGCCCATTACATCGTCGGCAAGGGCCGTTCGATCGACGACCTGAAGACCACCATCGTGTTCGGCATGTGGTCGATCATTCCGTACTTCGTGTATCTGGCGACCTTGTACGTGATGGTCGACCGCATGCGTCTCGAAGCGTCGCTGGCGGTGGCGGCGGTGGCGTGGCTGATGGCGGCGACGGTGCTGGTGTCGGTGTGGGTGCGGCTGCACGCCTGAGTCAGAGCAGGTTGTGCTCTGCCACCGGTTCGATCTGCGCCCAGTGCGACGTGTCTTCGCGATGCTCGCGCAAATACGGCAACACTGCCGCCAGCAACGGCTCCTTGAACGCTTCCTGAAAACGGTGCGCCAGCCCCGGAATCAGTCGCAACTGACTGCCACGAATGTGCGCCGCCAGGTGCACGCCGTGCATCACCGGCAGCAACGGATCGGCCGTGCCATGCACCACCAGGGTCGGGACGCGCAGTTGATTGAGCAACGCCACCCGGCTCGGTTCGGCGAGGATTGCCATGATTTGGCGCTTCACGCCTTCGGGATTGAACGCCCGGTCATAGGACAGCGCCGCCTGATGCAGCAACATCTGGCGATCATCAGTGACCGTCGGACTGCCCAGCGCCGCCAGCAGATCCGCCTGTTGCTCCAAGGCGATCTGGCGATTGGGAGCACCGCGCCGTGACAACAACTGCACCAACGCCGCGCTCGGCGCCGGCAACCCTTCGGCACCGGAGCTGGTCATGATCAGCGTCAGGCTCTCGACCCGTTGCGGTGCCATCGCCGCCATGTGCTGAGCGATCATCCCGCCCATGCTCGCGCCGAGCACGTGGAATTGCTCGACGTGCAGCGCGTCCATCAGGCCCAGCGCATCGTCGGCCATGTCGGTCAGGCTGTAAGGCGCCGCCACCGGCAGGCCGAGTTTGTAGCGCAGCACTTCAAAGGTCAGATTGGCGTCGGCCGGCGCCTGGCGCCATGTCGAAAGACCGACATCGCGGTTGTCATAGCGGATCACCCGGAACCCCTGCTGACACAGCGCAACCACCACTTCATCCGGCCAGTGGATCAACTGCCCGCCCAGTCCCATCACCAGCAGCAACGCCGGATCCGACGCACGACCGATGCTCTGGTACGCCAGACTCACCTGCTGCAGATCGACCCGTTCGGTCGGTACATTGACGTCGCAACGCGACGCCGCGTAGGACGCCGGAACGAAAAAAACCGCGGCCAACAACGCCGCGATTGCAAAAAATCCCTTGAACATGAAAAACACCGAAACGCAGAACCCCAATAGAGCGCGAGTCTGATGAAGTTTGTTCAAGCGCGCTGCCACAGTTCGATGACAGTTTGATGAAGAGTGCCGAGCGGTCGGCTGGACCCGATAACCATGCACCACCCGCTCCCTGACCATTGCTCTTGAATGGCGCCTGAATGAGCGGATCCGCCGCTCTCTGTCTGAGCTTGTCGCCATGGTCGAACGATCCTTTTTAGAAAATCTCCCTGCCCCGCTGAACCTGCAGCACGAGTTCCCCCCTCTGCCCCTCTCTGTCGATGAAAGCCTGCTACAGGGCGCGGCAATCCGTCGGCGGACATGCAGCGAAGGGCTGCGCCAACTGTGCGCTGGCGCGCCCTCGGTTCGCGATACCCTCGACCGCTTGCTCCACGAAAAACTGGGGCTGGACGGGCAGCAGTGCGGGTTGCTGTTTCACCCGACCAACAGGCACGCGCAGCGTTTTGTCAGTCTCACGGCAGCCTGCGCCTTCGTCGTTCAGCATCCGCGACTGGAAGAATGGCTCGACAACCGATGCCGGCTGACCGGTGTGAACAGTGCCCATGCCCTGTCGACACTCACCCCGTCGCAATTGCTTGAACAAATCAAGGCTCTCGAACCGGCACTGGCGCTTGATGAGCGCTGGCAGGCTTACTGGAGCTCCCGAGCGCCGGGCACGCCGCTGTCCCGCCGGGATCAGGCCGATCGTCTGTATCGGGGACATGTCGAGGCCGCCGCACAAATGGCCTTTGCCCGGCGCACGGTAACGGCTGAACAGCTGGAACCCCTGTGGGCGCTGATGGACGGGGCGCAAACGCGCAACGCTTCGGACGATACCCTGCGCATCGAGCTGCCGACCCTGCGACTGCACAACGGCGTGCGGGTCAGACCGGCGGCCGCCTGGGTCATCAGTCGCGCAGACGACGACGCCCACTTGCTGTACGTGCCCGACCAGGCAGATGCGATCCAGGCCTTCGCCCGACGCAGTGATGTGCAGACCTGGCTGGCGCAGCCGCCATTCGTGCCCGCCGGACTGCCGGTCGAGAACCTCCAGGTCGAATATGCCGCGGTCGGCC includes these proteins:
- a CDS encoding alpha/beta fold hydrolase — protein: MFKGFFAIAALLAAVFFVPASYAASRCDVNVPTERVDLQQVSLAYQSIGRASDPALLLVMGLGGQLIHWPDEVVVALCQQGFRVIRYDNRDVGLSTWRQAPADANLTFEVLRYKLGLPVAAPYSLTDMADDALGLMDALHVEQFHVLGASMGGMIAQHMAAMAPQRVESLTLIMTSSGAEGLPAPSAALVQLLSRRGAPNRQIALEQQADLLAALGSPTVTDDRQMLLHQAALSYDRAFNPEGVKRQIMAILAEPSRVALLNQLRVPTLVVHGTADPLLPVMHGVHLAAHIRGSQLRLIPGLAHRFQEAFKEPLLAAVLPYLREHREDTSHWAQIEPVAEHNLL